The Leptospira terpstrae serovar Hualin str. LT 11-33 = ATCC 700639 nucleotide sequence ATCTTTCAGTTTCTCAATATCTTTATGGAGTTTAAAATGAAATTGGAAAAAGCAAAATTAATTACGATTATAGCTGATGAAGCTATTCAAGATAGATTGGTTCAAGAATTAAAATCAGTTGCTGTTAAAGGATATACCATTAGCGATGCAATTGGTGAAGGGATAAATCAAAAACATCTCACCTCTTGGGAGGGAAAAAATATACGATTGGAATCTTTGGTTTCAGAAACAAAAGCACACCGAATTTTCGAAATCATTGCTGAAAAATACATTGATAAATACCCTATGGTAATCTTTATGAATGATGTTGAAGTAATCCGTAAAGATAGATTCAATTAGATTCTACACTGATTATTTAGAATGTATGACCAATATCTAAATAAAACAATTGGTCTTCTTTCGAGTAAGCATAGTCGAGTAGGATTACGGTTGCCTGATCCCAAATCAACCGTAATCCCACCCCTCGGGCATGTTTATAATTCAAAGTATTCACTTCACGTAATTTGTCCCAGACTCGACCCACATCATAAAAGGGAACTACACTCAACTGAAAGAACTGATCCCAAAAGGAAAAACTTCCCACACGGTATCGTAATTCAAGATTATAAAACCCAATCACTGGACCAAAAAAACGCTCTTGCCTATACCCACGTAGAGTGTTTTGTCCCCCAAGAGCACCAAACGG carries:
- a CDS encoding P-II family nitrogen regulator, whose protein sequence is MKLEKAKLITIIADEAIQDRLVQELKSVAVKGYTISDAIGEGINQKHLTSWEGKNIRLESLVSETKAHRIFEIIAEKYIDKYPMVIFMNDVEVIRKDRFN